A single window of Solenopsis invicta isolate M01_SB chromosome 3, UNIL_Sinv_3.0, whole genome shotgun sequence DNA harbors:
- the LOC113002854 gene encoding uncharacterized protein LOC113002854: MFPVEKPSMLNTIARGALGEIIPSGSISMINLLDEDSLNKIAESAGAKAWKGFVTFGSASAGVLAIFIIIRVVKLIIDTLIHGYALHSVYGWSMHLLGAVWSSVTHLLIHLGREPKSGPSAPEDAPPQTSSSTEAHPPNPKTLSERVRSETNTNPTYTYSELRRYVKDSQREAEIV, encoded by the coding sequence ATGTTCCCGGTGGAGAAACCATCTATGTTAAATACAATCGCCCGGGGAGCACTAGGAGAAATCATCCCCTCAGGCAGCATCTCAATGATCAATCTGTTGGATGAAGACTCACTCAACAAAATAGCCGAGTCCGCCGGAGCAAAGGCATGGAAAGGCTTCGTAACATTCGGATCTGCAAGTGCAGGAGTACTCGCCATTTTCATCATCATACGAGTggtgaaattaataattgacaCTCTAATTCATGGCTATGCGTTACATTCAGTGTACGGTTGGAGCATGCACCTGCTGGGCGCAGTTTGGAGTTCGGTAACCCACTTGCTGATACACCTCGGACGAGAACCAAAGAGTGGACCATCAGCACCTGAAGATGCCCCGCCCCAAACCTCTTCGTCGACAGAAGCTCACCCCCCTAACCCCAAAACCCTAAGTGAAAGAGTGAGAAGTGAGACTAACACTAATCCGACGTACACTTATTCAGAACTACGTAGGTATGTAAAAGACAGCCAGCGCGAGGCGGAAATAGTGTAA
- the LOC113005692 gene encoding piggyBac transposable element-derived protein 4-like, with product MDVESDERRLRSMLHEILENSSDESSSSEVFDNCSEHNLESDTEQEINDDQVESDSDGDSDDNITLSSLRTRRSSVQVHAPHYKCKDGQKWYKQAPRTNIRTRAENIINEKPGVKGAAKEAKTEVECWKIFFTEEMKNVILIHTNEEILRRQANCNNPKRLYYMKETTATELDAFIGLLYIAGLNKSSRQNLNDLWRTDGTGVDIFRTTMSLQRFYFLQNCIRFDDKSTREERKKTDNLTHIRWLFDQFVRCCQQSYIAHEYMTIDEMLLAFRGRCSFRVYIPSKPAKYGIKIQALVDAKSFYIFNLEVYAGKQPAGPYAVSNSAFAIVERLIQPISKSNRNLTFDNWFTSYELMMHLLAEHRLTSTGTVRKNKRCIPPVFLKTRKEPGSSMFCFQKDISLVSYAPKNNKVVIAMSNLHHDDRIDESTGDQKKLEIITFYNSTKAGVDVVDELSATYDVSRNSKRWPMTIFYGILNMAAINANIIFQENVNKNTTRTEFLRNMALSLVYTHLRLRVDKKNIPVNIRQKIFSQINEPLHPLLQNTPGRYVRCLDCSRRKDRKTKYACACCEKAIC from the exons ATGGATGTGGAAAGTGATGAAAGGCGACTTAGGTCCATGCTGCATGAGATATTAGAAAATTCTTCGGACGAATCAAGCTCGTCAGAAGTATTTGATAATTGTAGTGAACATAACCTCGAATCTGATACGGAACAGGAGATAAATGATGATCAAGTAGAAAGTGACAGTGATGGGGATTCAGACGACAATATCACACTTTCATCTCTGAGAACACGTCGCTCCTCTGTCCAAGTTCATGCACCTCATTACAAATGTAAAGATGGCCAAAAGTGGTACAAGCAAGCTCCACGAACAAATATACGAACTCGGGCTGAAAACATAATTAATGAGAAGCCTGGAGTGAAAGGAGCAGCAAAAGAGGCGAAAACTGAAGTTGAatgttggaaaatttttttcaccgaGGAAATGAAGAATGTTATATTGATCCATACAAACGAAGAAATCTTGAGACGACAAGCAAATTGCAACAATCCTAAAAGGCTATATTACATGAAAGAAACAACAGCTACAGAACTTGATGCGTTTATTGGGTTGCTATACATTGCTGGTCTAAATAAATCAAGCCGCCAGAATCTGAACGACTTATGGAGGACGGATGGAACAGGAGTCGATATATTTCGGACGACTATGTCATTGCAACGATTTTACTTTTTGCAAAATTGCATTCGCTTTGATGACAAATCAACGAGGGAGGAGCGAAAGAAAACTGATAACTTGACTCATATAAGATGGCTGTTTGACCAATTTGTTCGGTGCTGCCAACAATCCTATATAGCACATGAGTAC ATGACAATTGATGAGATGTTATTGGCGTTTAGAGGGCGATGCTCGTTTCGTGTGTACATACCAAGCAAACCTGCTAAGTATGGCATCAAAATTCAAGCACTTGTAGATGCTAagtctttttacatttttaatttagaagtTTATGCAGGGAAGCAGCCTGCAGGGCCGTACGCTGTCAGTAACAGCGCTTTTGCTATAGTGGAAAGACTAATTCAGCCCATTTCAAAGTCGAATCGCAATTTAACTTTTGATAACTGGTTTACCAGTTACGAATTGATGATGCATCTATTAGCTGAGCATAGGCTGACTTCCACTGGAACAGTTCGCAAAAACAAAAGATGCATTCCACCTGTTTTTTTGAAGACCAGAAAAGAACCGGGAAGTTCAATGTTTTGTTTCCAGAAGGATATTTCTTTGGTCTCTTATGCccctaaaaataataaagtggtAATTGCAATGTCTAACCTTCACCACGATGATAGGATTGATGAAAGCACTGGAGACCAGAAAAAGCTGGAAATTATTACGTTCTACAACTCAACAAAAGCAGGAGTCGATGTTGTTGATGAGTTGAGCGCTACTTACGATGTTTCGCGCAACAGCAAGCGCTGGCCAATGACAATCTTTTATGGAATACTGAATATGGCTGCTATCAATgcaaacataatatttcaagaaaatgtaaacaaaaacaCTACACGAACAGAATTTCTCCGTAATATGGCATTAAGTTTGGTGTATACGCATTTGCGACTAcgagtagataaaaaaaatatccccGTAAACATAcgtcagaaaattttttctcaaatcaaTGAACCATTGCACCCATTACTCCAAAATACTCCTGGACGTTATGTTAGATGTCTTGACTGTTCACGCCGCAAAGATCGAAAGACTAAATATGCATGTGCATGCTGTGAAAAAGCCATATGTTAG